Genomic window (Jeotgalibaca ciconiae):
AAAAAACGTGCTTTTTCTTGCAGTTTCTTTCGCCATTGATAAACGGTTTTTCTTGATACACCGTGCTTTGTAGCAATCTTTGTGACGGATAGATTTAAGCAAAAGCGGTCGTACAAGAAAGCATATTCATTTGGAGAGAGAAGGGCTAGTAAATAATAAAGTTGTTCTTTTAAAAACATATTTTCTTCAAATTCATTCGGCAAGCTGAAGGACATGATTTGTTCGTCAGACTGCCATTCTTCTTTTTCAAAACGTTTCTTATCCCGGCGCATCTCATCTAGAAACGCCCACTGTAATCTTTGACTGGCATAGTAAACAAATTGATGGCGATGCTCTTCTAAGAGAGGATCCTTTTCGCAAGTTTCGTATGCTTCGAATAGTTTTATGCAGCCGATTTGATAAAAATCATCAAAGGAGGGGTGTCTCTTATATATACCGACTTTTTTCATCGCCGAGTAAACGACTCCTTCGTATTGGTCTAATAGTTGTTGCATATTCTGTTCAGTAAGCTGCCTCATCTTAAAAACCTTCCTTTTTTTGAAATAGATGAACTTACTGAGGCCTCAGAATCGGTTCCGCTTAACTATAAGCTGGGATAGTGGAAGGAAACAAACAACCAAAACTGCGCAATTTTGGGACAAAAATATTAAAAAAGGCTGTTTTGTTTTTAATGGAACAATAGAGATATTAAGTAAAATAAACGACACAGTGTAGTTTAATTTATTGAAGTAAGGTATAGTAATAGTATTAAACAAAAGGAGGAAATTTATGAAATATTACAATAATTCTGACTATGACGGCGAAAAAATATCAGAGGTAAGTAAATTTTTGCACCATCCGTTATATCATACTTTTCCAGAGCAGCTTCATTTTTTTAACCCTGAAAATGAATACGCTTACTTTTTAGGCGCGAGACGGATGCAATTTCAGAATTTACAGGAGAATTTTTATAAAAATTACGGTTCTCGTGAAAAGATTTCTGGCTTACCGCCTTACCAAATAGCCGATGGCGAACAAATTACTCTCTATTTGGCGCAAGGAGTCGCATACGAGGAAGCTTTTATTGATCCGAGTATTTTTTGTGTACTGAATGTTTCGGATCATCTGAATGATGAGGCTAAACAAACTTTCCGAACCTTGGTTTTCTATGAAGACGGATTGATCGTAAAAACAATGGAATCAAGCAATCATATTATGGAACGTATCTTTCAACGGAATGGAATCCGATACGAGCAAATTCGGTTTATTATAAAATCAATTGAAGGAAAGCCGCATCACAGTAGTCCTTATGTATTGGGGAATGCGAGTTTTCTGCCTTTAAAGGGGCCTATAAAAAAAGATGTGACATGGGTAAGTTTAGGACACCTAACGGATTTCAATAAAATTACAGGTTCTAATACTCACATTCGTTTAGATTTCAAAAACCGCCATACCTTTGATGCGGAAATAAGTATGGAAGCCTTTCAAAGGCATATCGATACTGCCGACTTCATTTATTCTTGCCAATATAATTTCCTGAGTAAAGCCAGCCATTTTTTTGACATGAATATTCTTTATCAGGGTAGTTCGGGATTTCAATCTTTACTTTCTAAAAATCATCAAATAAATCATCATAAAAAATTACATTCGTTTGAAGAAGTTTTGATCCTGATGATGTTATCTTTGTGGCGTGAAATCTCAAAAGAAGACCCATTTAAAGAAAACCCGTTAGTTGAAGAAATTAATGAATTTCTAGCGCGTCAATATCCAGCGTATGTTTAGCGGGTAAATGGATATTATTTGTTATTTATCTGTTACTCCCTTAAAATATAAGTAAGATTGGTAACTAGGAAGGAGTGTCAGTTTTTGAATAAGAGAGTCGAAGGAACTTTTGCGGATTTTACGGATATAAAAGATGCAATTAATCAGATGTTGGGACAAGGGTATGCGTCCAAACAGTTATTGGTGGTTACTCGCAATAAGTATGGCAAACAACTGCAAGATGAAACGACAGTAGAAGTTGTGCTTACGAACGACAATGGCGAGTCACTTTGGGATCGCATTGTGGATTTTTTTACGATTGATCTCGACGACGATGATAACGATGACGAGATAGACGAAGAAGATGTTTTTGAAGATTATGGAATCGATGAAAACACTTATGAGCGTTTCGAAGAAGCGTTGGAAAACGGTGAGTATTTGCTGCTTATTGATGACGCGCCACCTGCACAACAAGAACATTCTCAATATTTAGTACGCGATGGCATAATTCCTGAGGAGGAACCAGATATGACTAAAAATAATAAAGTAAATCCAGATTGGGTAGAGTCAGACGAATCCGTTAAAGGGGATGTAGAGAAGCATTCTGTGGAAGCTGGAAAGAAAGCAGAGCATCCTCATCCAGATCCTCAACCAGGCGAGAAAGCTGATGACAATGTGAAGGAACCTATTCCGCAATCACAGCATCCAGATCCGCCAGTTGATGGAGATGATGAAGAGAGTGGTTCATCTGATGAAGATGATGACGCCCCGACCGAGGCAGAAGAGAATCCTGATTTGAAAGAAGATACGACGGGTCAACCGATTGTTGCTCCAGATCCAGAAGGCGATCCAACAATGGCTGATGATAACCAAAAACTTGATGAAATGCAGGTGGATGCGCCAGAATCTCATCCCGCAGAAGATGAAGATGGCTTTCAAGTTTCAAAAGACCCATTTGGAGGCAATACTGAGCCTGTGGATAAAAAAGACGGCGGCGAAAAAATCGACCCCGAATATGAAGAAACTGAATAATTACAAAAAAGATAGAAACCAGCATAGTGGTTTCTATCTTTTTTGTAAATGGGAGCTTGAGTCCGGTAAATAGTCTTGAAGGTTACGGATTTCGCAAAAGTGGGAGCTTGAGTCCGGTAAATAGTCTTGAAGGTTACAGATTTCGCAAAAGTGAGAGCTTGAGTCCGGTAAATAGTCTTGAAGGTTACAGATTTCCTGAAAGTGAGAGTTTGAGTCCGATAAATAGTCTTGAAGGTTACAGATTTCCTGAAAGTGAGAGTTTGAGTCCGGTAAATAGTCTTGAAGGTTACAGATTTCCTGAAAGTGTAACTTTGAGCCAAGAAAATAGTCTTGAAGGTTACAGATTTCCTGAAAGTGAGAGCTTGAGTCCGGTAAATAGTCTTGAAGGTTACAGATTTCCTGAAAGTGAGAGTTTGAGTCCGGTAAATAGTCTTGAAGGTTACGGATTTCGCAAAAGTGGGAGCTTGAGTCCGGTAAATAGTCTTGAAGGTTACGGATTTCCTGAAAGTGAGAGCTTGAGTCCGGTAAATAGTCTTGAAGGTTACAGATTTCCTGAAAGTGAGAGTTTGAGTCCGATAAATAGTCTTGAAGGTTACAGATTTCGCAAAAGTGAGAGCTTGAGTCCGGTAAATAGTCTTGAAGGTTACAGATTTCCCAAAAGCGGGAAGTTCAATCACTTTCAACTAGGGAATATGCCAAAGGAAACGATGCCAATGACTCCCGTAATTACCATTACTTGAATAGGGCCTAGTTTGCTTTTCCGTAAAATCCAGAATGCGATCATAATTAGCAGAACAGATATAAAATCCAAGTTTTTAACACTTGCTGCCATCTCATTATCTTTGAATAAAGAAGCTGGTATGATGCTGATTCCAGCGCTGATAATGAGTGCTGTTACAGTAGGGCGCAACCCACGAATGATTCCTTGGAGCAAAGAAAAATTACGGAATCGATAGTAGACGAAAGCAAGAAGGAGAACAAGAAGAGCAGAAGGAAGGGTCACTCCTAAAGCTGCTACAAAACTACCTGGAATACCTGCAATATGATTTCCTACAAATGTTGCAGAATTAATGGAGAGGGAACCGGGCGCCATTTCAGACATAGTCAGTACATCCACAAAGTCGGTTGTAGACATCCACCCCCTGCTGTTAATAATTTCCTCTTCGATGAGTGGCAGGGCAGCATATCCTCCGCCAAAGCTCAAAAGCCCGATTCGAAGAAAACTCATGAAAAGTTGCCAATAAATCATCTTTTCGCCTCCTGACTATTTCGTACCTTTTGATCCTCTTTTTTCACTGCCAATGAAGTTTCAATCGCTCCGACTGTTCCAGCAAAAAGAAGAAGGTAGATGATATTCAGATTGAAAATAAAAATTCCAGCTAATGACAGGAAGAGAGTAGCAATGGGAATTATCTTTTTCTTTTTCAAAATTCGCGCAACCATTTTATAAATAAGATTAACGATAATTGCGACTATCCCGGCTTGCATGCCTCTTAAAAGATGACCGATGAGCAGGTTTCCTCGAACCGCACCATAAATGTAGGAAAGAAGATTCATGATAATAAAAGGTGGAATGATCGTTCCGGTGAATGTTACGAGTGCTCCAATCAATCCCGCCATCCGATATCCAATTAATACGGAAGCATGAACCGACATGGAACCTGGTGCGGATTGTGAGATAGAAATCAGATCCAACATTTCTTCTTCGTCAATCCATTCAAAATCTTCAACGAACTTCTTTTCCATCATCGGTAAAATCACATAACCTCCGCCAAAGGTGAAGGTACTTAAATATAAAGTGGAAGTAAATAATTTCCATAATATACGGCTCTCTTTTTTCATATCTATCTCCTCCAATCTTAGAAAAAAGTTTCTTTTGATGAGGATGGTATATTTTGGGAATCGGGCAGAAAAAGTTTTTCTCCATACCCGAACTTCAATGGTAGCACTTTTGTAAGCGTTTGTAAAAAGAGGTGCTCAAAAAATCATAGGATCAAGATTTGGCTGTTCCTATGAATACTCTGACGGAGAAATAGAATAAATGTTTCATTTTTTGTTATAATAAAAAAGGACCGAAAGGAGGGCGCTGGAGTGAAGAAAGACAACGATAAATTGCCTGAAATTACCATGATTCAAGTTCAAAAGCGGCGGAAAGACCGCTTCAATATTTATGTAGATGGGGAATATGCTTTTCCAGTCTCGGAAGCAGTGTTGATTAAAACCGGTTTACATAAAGGGATGACGCTGACAAAAGAGCGCCAAGAAGCGATTGAACACGAGAATAACGCCTATTTGGCCTATACGATTGCAGTGGACTATCTTTCTTATGGTTTGCGCAGTGAAAAAGAAGTGCGACAAAAATTGTTGGAAAATGAAATTGAGATGCCTCACATCCATGCGACATTGGAACGGCTGCGTGATCAGAAATATATCGACGATCAGATTTATGGTGAAAGTTATACGCGGACTGCTGCCAATATTAACCGCAAAGGGCCCAGACAAATTGAGCAAGAGCTGAAAAGAAAAGGATTGGATGAGGAGATCATTCAATTATCGCTGGAACAATATCCAGAGGAACAACAACTTGAAAATGCGGCTGCTTTGGCTGAGAAATCTTTAAATAAACAAACACGAACCTCCTCGAAAGATGCCAAAATGAAAGTTCGCATGCATCTGCAACAAAAAGGTTATGATAAGGATGTCATCACCAAAGTATTTGAAAATTTGGACAGCGAGAAGAGTGAGGAAGACGAGCTATTTGCTTTGCGCGTTCAGGGGGAGAAAGTTTGGCGACGCTATGCCCGTAAGGCCGAAGGAAGAGAATTGGAACAAAAAGTGAAATCCAACCTCTATCAAAAAGGCTTTCCCGGCGAATTAATTAATGAATATATTGAAGAAAAGAAACAGGAAATGGATGTAGAATGACAATTAAAAAACAAGCACACACACGTGAAGAAATGAAAAAAGAATTGAAAGAAAAATACGACATCGATATGTGGCCGGAAGAAAAAATAACGGCTTTTCGTAAAGCGTTACTGGATTGGTATGATGCTGAAGGACGCAGTCATTTGCCTTGGCGCGAAAACAACGACCCTTACCGAATTTGGGTATCGGAAATTATGCTCCAACAGACTCGCGTGATAACAGTAATTCCCTATTTCAATCATTTTATGATGTTGTTTCCGTCGATAAAAGCTTTGGCAGAAGCAGATGAAGAAATATTGTTAAAAGCGTGGGAAGGATTGGGCTATTATTCCCGAGTCCGTAATTTACAAAAAGCTGCCCAGCAAATTATGAAAGAATACGATGGCGTATTCCCCAATGATCCAGCCGAAATCATCAAACTCAAAGGAATTGGACCTTACACTGCAGGAGCAATCTCCAGCATGGCATTTAATTTACCTGAGCCAGCAGTTGACGGAAATGTGATGAGAGTCTTCAGCCGAGTTTTTGAAATCGGAGAAGACATTGCCAAACCGGCTACCCGAAAAATATTTGAATTGCTGGTTCGTATCCTTGTTGATCCAGAAAGACCAGGAGATTTTAACCAAGCGATTATGGATTTGGGAACGGATATTTGTGCGCCGTCGAATCCGCGGCCGGAAGAAAGTCCAATCAAGGAATTCAACGCAGCTTATCAAAACGGTACGATGCATTTATACCCTTTCAAGAGTAAGGCGAAACGTCCGGTTCCAAAGACGATGCAAGGAATCGTAATCCAAAAAGGAGACCAGTTCTTATTGGAACAAAGACCGCAAGATGGATTGTTGGCGAATTTTTGGACTTTTCCAATTATTGAAGAAGATTGGGGAAAATGGGACAAGGCGAAAAAAGAACCGATTCAACTTAATTTTCTAGTAGCAGAATCTTCTCCAACGAATAGAAAGGGTATTGAACAATTACAGAAAACGGTGCGGGAAAATTTAAGAGTGGATGCCGATGATTTTCAACCGGCAGTAGGATCGTTCAGCCATGTTTTCAGCCATCGTAAATGGAACATTACCGTACATCATGTACAAGCTGCCAAGCTGACAAAAGAACTCCCGGAAAATATGAAATGGGTCAGTCGTTTTGATTTTCCGGAATATGCTTTTGCTGTTCCGCAACAAAAAATGTGGGAAATCATTCGTAAGCAAAATCGAAATTTCTTGCAATCATTTTGATAAAACTGTCACAGTCCTAATTTCTTATGTTATACTATTTTGTGAGTGTAAAACTGTAAGATTAAAAGCACCAGCCTTTTAATCCGTAAAAGATATAGAAAGTTGGGCACCGTGATGCATCATCCAAAAGAAGGAGAATTCATCACTATAAAAAGTTATAAGCATGACGGCAGCCTGCATCGTACCTGGCGAGATACCATGGTTTTAAAAACAAGTGATCAATCAATTATTGGGTGCAATGATCACACCCTTGTGACGGAATCGGATGGTCGTCGCTGGGTGACGAGAGAACCAGCTTTGTTGTATTATCACAAGCATTATTGGTTCAACATTGTGACGATGATTCGTCAAAAAGGAGTTTCCTATTACTGCAATTTGGCCTCTCCTTATGTGCTTGACGATGAAGCATTAAAGTACATTGATTACGATTTAGATATCAAGGTATTCCCGGATGGTGAAAAACGATTGTTGGATGTAGACGAATACGAATTACACCGTAAACGAATGAGTTATCCAAATGAAATTGATCATATCCTTAAAGAAAACGTAAAAATATTAGTGAGCTGGATTAATGAAGAAAAAGGTCCATTTTCTAAAGAATACGTTGATCTTTGGTATGAAAGATATTGTCAGCTGTCGCACCAGAAAAATAACAAGTGATGAAGAAGTTATATACTAAAAACAGCCGCCCTAGTGGGAGGCTGTTTTTTGGCGTTTAAGTGATTGGGGGCTTTTTCATCTACTTGGTGATTGATTTTCCTCTCACTAGATGAAATTGTCAAAAAAGCGAAGCATGAAAGCTTTCATTTATTCACGCAGGAGATTTTAGGAATGTTTAAATAGTCTCATTCACTTTTAAAACGGATTTTTTTAAGAAATATCGTGCAATTGACATGCGTTTATATTATTATAGTAGAGGTGTATAATTTAAACGAAAATTAATTAAATACTATTACAGGGGCGAGTGTAATTGAAGAAAAAAGAAATTGTTCTTGTAATCATGATGGGAATTCTAACTGTGGGAGTAATTGTTTTTGGTTTTATATATAGCAGAAACCAGAGGGAAGAGCTGACGAATAGTCATGATTATGAAGAAATAAGTCAAGCAGATTCTTTTGATGAAAGAAAGAAGAAAAAAGAAGAAGAAAGACGTGCGGCATTTTTGGCTGCATTTGACGAGAAGCGTGAAGAAAGTACCGTTGCTGACTTTTTACAATATGTAAAATATGGTAAAGGTGATACGGCCATTACTTTTTTTGGTGAGGTAGAGCAAGATGCAGCGTGGATTGTTGATAATATGAATGCTCTTTCGAACGAGCGTCTATTCAGTGAAATGAGCATGAACTTCGTGAGTACGTTGGACTCGGAAGAAGATTTAGAGATAAAAACGGAAGAATTAGTTGCTACTGAGCCGGATGTTGTTTTCTATTTTGCTCCGCTTCCAATTAATGAAATTGTTGACTGGACATGGGAAGGCGAACCTATTGAGGAAAATAACGTCAATGAAATATTTACAGCATATGATTTGATGAAACAAAGTTTGCCAGAAACATTGGTTGTTCTTGTAACGCCACCTCCGGCAGAATCTTATGAAAGTGAAGAGGGCACTGTTTCTTATCACCAAACTGAGATTGATGAAATGATTGCGATTAGCGAAGAACATGGTTTGCCTGTTTATAATTTGCATAATCAAGTGATGACTCATTTAACAGAAAATCAATTGAGTATTGAAAGTCTATATGGAGAAAATGGCGAACTGACAGAAGAAAGTCGTCAACTGGTAACTGATTTCTTTTTTAACAATCTGAAAGAACTAAAAGTAAATACTACGACTGCTTATTATCTAGAAGGCGAACCTGCCGAAGTGGATATTGTGTTTGACGAAGTTCTTGAGGAAGAAGAATCGGTAGAAGAAATTATTGAAGAAGAGTCCAGTGAAGAATGGTCGGAAGAGGAAGTTATCGAAGAAGAGTGGTCCGAGGAAGAATATGTAGAAGAAGAGGAAGAAGTTGATTGGGGATGGGAGCCACCGGTAGAAGAAGAACCTACTTGGACGCCACCTGTTGTTAATCCGACACCTCCAACGAATCCAACTCCTCCGACTCCAGAACCCGAACCAAACCCTCAACCAGATCCTGAAGTTCCTTCAACACCAGAACCAACTCCAGATCCAGAACCTGAGGAGTCTGAATCGGAATCATCATCAGAATCAGAATTGCCACCAGAACCCGTTGAAGGTTCGGATCAATAATAATTATTAAAAACTATTATAATCGACAATAAGTTAACTATCCGTATTTTGGATGAAGCAGAGACCTTTTATTAAAGGATTCTCTGCTTTTTTATAGACTAGGGGATTATAAGTTCAGCCATCAATGTCTAGCTTCCAAGTCCTGACCTAGTGAAAAAAAGATAAATTTGCCCCATTGCGCGCTTCGCTGCTCGCTAACGCATATCATTCGACTAACCCGCTGAAGCGTGAAGTCTCCTGACAATTCAGGG
Coding sequences:
- the ntdP gene encoding nucleoside tri-diphosphate phosphatase, encoding MHHPKEGEFITIKSYKHDGSLHRTWRDTMVLKTSDQSIIGCNDHTLVTESDGRRWVTREPALLYYHKHYWFNIVTMIRQKGVSYYCNLASPYVLDDEALKYIDYDLDIKVFPDGEKRLLDVDEYELHRKRMSYPNEIDHILKENVKILVSWINEEKGPFSKEYVDLWYERYCQLSHQKNNK
- the mutY gene encoding A/G-specific adenine glycosylase, which codes for MTIKKQAHTREEMKKELKEKYDIDMWPEEKITAFRKALLDWYDAEGRSHLPWRENNDPYRIWVSEIMLQQTRVITVIPYFNHFMMLFPSIKALAEADEEILLKAWEGLGYYSRVRNLQKAAQQIMKEYDGVFPNDPAEIIKLKGIGPYTAGAISSMAFNLPEPAVDGNVMRVFSRVFEIGEDIAKPATRKIFELLVRILVDPERPGDFNQAIMDLGTDICAPSNPRPEESPIKEFNAAYQNGTMHLYPFKSKAKRPVPKTMQGIVIQKGDQFLLEQRPQDGLLANFWTFPIIEEDWGKWDKAKKEPIQLNFLVAESSPTNRKGIEQLQKTVRENLRVDADDFQPAVGSFSHVFSHRKWNITVHHVQAAKLTKELPENMKWVSRFDFPEYAFAVPQQKMWEIIRKQNRNFLQSF
- the recX gene encoding recombination regulator RecX, which produces MKKDNDKLPEITMIQVQKRRKDRFNIYVDGEYAFPVSEAVLIKTGLHKGMTLTKERQEAIEHENNAYLAYTIAVDYLSYGLRSEKEVRQKLLENEIEMPHIHATLERLRDQKYIDDQIYGESYTRTAANINRKGPRQIEQELKRKGLDEEIIQLSLEQYPEEQQLENAAALAEKSLNKQTRTSSKDAKMKVRMHLQQKGYDKDVITKVFENLDSEKSEEDELFALRVQGEKVWRRYARKAEGRELEQKVKSNLYQKGFPGELINEYIEEKKQEMDVE
- a CDS encoding sigma-70 family RNA polymerase sigma factor, encoding MRQLTEQNMQQLLDQYEGVVYSAMKKVGIYKRHPSFDDFYQIGCIKLFEAYETCEKDPLLEEHRHQFVYYASQRLQWAFLDEMRRDKKRFEKEEWQSDEQIMSFSLPNEFEENMFLKEQLYYLLALLSPNEYAFLYDRFCLNLSVTKIATKHGVSRKTVYQWRKKLQEKARFLMEG
- a CDS encoding competence protein ComK; the protein is MKYYNNSDYDGEKISEVSKFLHHPLYHTFPEQLHFFNPENEYAYFLGARRMQFQNLQENFYKNYGSREKISGLPPYQIADGEQITLYLAQGVAYEEAFIDPSIFCVLNVSDHLNDEAKQTFRTLVFYEDGLIVKTMESSNHIMERIFQRNGIRYEQIRFIIKSIEGKPHHSSPYVLGNASFLPLKGPIKKDVTWVSLGHLTDFNKITGSNTHIRLDFKNRHTFDAEISMEAFQRHIDTADFIYSCQYNFLSKASHFFDMNILYQGSSGFQSLLSKNHQINHHKKLHSFEEVLILMMLSLWREISKEDPFKENPLVEEINEFLARQYPAYV
- a CDS encoding chromate transporter — translated: MIYWQLFMSFLRIGLLSFGGGYAALPLIEEEIINSRGWMSTTDFVDVLTMSEMAPGSLSINSATFVGNHIAGIPGSFVAALGVTLPSALLVLLLAFVYYRFRNFSLLQGIIRGLRPTVTALIISAGISIIPASLFKDNEMAASVKNLDFISVLLIMIAFWILRKSKLGPIQVMVITGVIGIVSFGIFPS
- a CDS encoding chromate transporter, whose translation is MKKESRILWKLFTSTLYLSTFTFGGGYVILPMMEKKFVEDFEWIDEEEMLDLISISQSAPGSMSVHASVLIGYRMAGLIGALVTFTGTIIPPFIIMNLLSYIYGAVRGNLLIGHLLRGMQAGIVAIIVNLIYKMVARILKKKKIIPIATLFLSLAGIFIFNLNIIYLLLFAGTVGAIETSLAVKKEDQKVRNSQEAKR
- a CDS encoding general stress protein yields the protein MNKRVEGTFADFTDIKDAINQMLGQGYASKQLLVVTRNKYGKQLQDETTVEVVLTNDNGESLWDRIVDFFTIDLDDDDNDDEIDEEDVFEDYGIDENTYERFEEALENGEYLLLIDDAPPAQQEHSQYLVRDGIIPEEEPDMTKNNKVNPDWVESDESVKGDVEKHSVEAGKKAEHPHPDPQPGEKADDNVKEPIPQSQHPDPPVDGDDEESGSSDEDDDAPTEAEENPDLKEDTTGQPIVAPDPEGDPTMADDNQKLDEMQVDAPESHPAEDEDGFQVSKDPFGGNTEPVDKKDGGEKIDPEYEETE